Proteins encoded together in one Salvelinus fontinalis isolate EN_2023a chromosome 6, ASM2944872v1, whole genome shotgun sequence window:
- the LOC129857897 gene encoding guanine nucleotide-binding protein subunit beta-2-like 1, translating to MTEQMTVRGTLKGHNGWVTQIATTPQFPDMILSASRDKSIIMWKLTRDETNYGIPQRALKGHSHFVSDVVISSDGQFALSGSWDGTLRLWDLTTGTTTRRFVGHTKDVLSVAFSADNRQIVSGSRDKTIKLWNTLGVCKYTIQDESHSEWVSCVRFSPNSSNPIIVSCGWDKMVKVWNLANCKLKTNHIGHTGYLNTVTVSPDGSLCASGGKDGQAMLWDLNEGKHLYTLDSGDNINALCFSPNRYWLCAATGPSIKIWDLEGKIIVDELRQEVISTNSKAEPPQCTSLAWSADGQTLFAGYTDNLIRVWQVTIGTR from the exons ATGACTGAGCAGATGACAGTAAGGGGCACCCTGAAGGGGCACAATGGTTGGGTCACCCAGATCGCGACTACCCCTCAGTTTCCCGATATGATTCTGTCTGCATCCCGAG ATAAGTCTATCATTATGTGGAAGCTGACTCGTGACGAGACCAACTATGGCATCCCCCAGCGTGCCCTGAAGGGACACTCTCACTTTGTGAGTGATGTGGTCATCTCCTCAGATGGACAGTTTGCCCTGTCCGGGTCCTGGGATGGGACGCTCCGCCTTTGGGATCTCACCAC TGGCACCACCACCCGTCGCTTTGTGGGCCACACCAAGGACGTCCTGAGTGTGGCTTTCTCTGCCGACAACCGGCAGATCGTGTCTGGCTCTCGGGACAAGACCATCAAGCTGTGGAACACCCTGGGAGTCTGCAAGTACACCATCCAGGATGAGAGCCACTCTGAGTGGGTGTCCTGCGTGCGCTTTTCGCCCAACAGCAGCAACCCCATCATTGTCTCCTGTGGTTGGGACAAGATGGTCAAG GTGTGGAACCTGGCCAACTGCAAGCTGAAGACTAACCACATTGGCCACACTGGCTACCTGAATACAGTGACCGTCTCTCCTGATGGCTCTCTCTGCGCTTCTGGTGGAAAG GACGGTCAGGCCATGCTGTGGGACCTGAACGAGGGCAAGCACCTGTACACCCTAGACAGTGGTGACAACATAAACGCCCTCTGCTTCAGCCCCAACCGCTACTGGCTCTGTGCTGCCACCGGCCCCAGCATCAAGATCTGG GATCTGGAGGGTAAGATCATTGTGGATGAGCTGAGACAGGAGGTTATCAGCACAAACAGTAAGGCCGAGCCCCCACAGTGCACCTCTCTGGCCTGGTCTGCCGATGGACAG ACCCTGTTTGCTGGCTACACGGATAACCTGATCAGAGTGTGGCAGGTTACCATCGGAACCCGATAA